The following proteins come from a genomic window of Gossypium raimondii isolate GPD5lz chromosome 5, ASM2569854v1, whole genome shotgun sequence:
- the LOC105769941 gene encoding transcription factor MYBS3: protein MTRRCSHCSNNGHNSRTCPTRGGGGVGCGGVKLFGVRLTDGSIIKKSASMGNLSSAHYHSSSSAAASPNPDSPSSDHVRDSNHVPDGYLSDEPTAHTSSNPRGERKKGVPWTEEEHRLFLIGLQKLGKGDWRGIARNFVVSRTPTQVASHAQKYFIRQSNVTRRKRRSSLFDMVPNDMATDTPAVREEQVLPPSSRVEADNSNSTPSLNLCLNSEFEHRDTAAQETVKGTEETMMVSSGYTPIVHSFISPYAPVAYPFWPPNLAPNDEGKGIEASQHQVLKPVPMFPKEPVNVDELVGMSQLCIGESEKGHREPSPLSLKLLGEPSRQSAFHANAPVGATDLGKGKTGVIQAV from the exons ATGACTCGGCGATGCTCGCATTGTAGCAACAACGGCCACAACTCCCGCACCTGTCCCACGCGCGGTGGCGGTGGCGTTGGCTGCGGAGGAGTGAAACTATTCGGCGTTCGTTTGACGGACGGGTCGATAATCAAGAAGAGTGCGAGTATGGGAAATTTGTCGTCAGCGCACTACCATAGCTCGTCATCAGCGGCCGCTTCGCCTAACCCAGACTCTCCTTCTTCGGATCACGTCCGTGACTCGAACCACGTGCCCGACGGGTACCTCTCTGATGAGCCCACCGCACACACCTCATCTAACCCTCGCggagagagaaagaaag GTGTTCCATGGACTGAAGAGGAACATCGGCTCTTTCTAATTGGCCTCCAGAAATTAGGGAAAGGGGACTGGCGGGGAATAGCTCGAAACTTTGTTGTATCAAGGACACCAACTCAGGTAGCAAGTCATGCCCAGAAGTATTTCATCCGTCAAAGTAATGTTACCCGAAGAAAGAGACGTTCAAGCCTTTTCGACATGGTTCCAAATGATATG GCTACAGATACACCGGCAGTTCGGGAAGAACAAGTTTTGCCACCGTCTTCACGTGTAGAAGCggataattcaaattcaacacCTTCATTAAATCTTTGTCTCAACTCTGAATTTGAACACAGAGATACTGCAGCACAAGAAACAGTTAAAGGAACCGAAGAAACCATGATGGTATCAAGCGGATACACACCTATTGTCCACAGTTTCATCTCACCTTACGCACCTGTTGCTTACCCATTTTGGCCACCAAATCTAGCCCCTAATGATGAAGGGAAGGGCATAGAGGCATCTCAACATCAAGTACTGAAGCCTGTTCCGATGTTTCCCAAGGAACCTGTGAATGTAGATGAACTAGTTGGAATGTCTCAGCTCTGTATAGGAGAGAGCGAGAAAGGGCATAGAGAGCCTTCACCACTATCCTTGAAACTGCTAGGAGAACCATCAAGACAATCTGCATTTCATGCAAATGCCCCGGTTGGTGCCACAGACTTAGGCAAGGGCAAAACTGGTGTTATCCAAGCTGTCTGA